One Coffea arabica cultivar ET-39 chromosome 5e, Coffea Arabica ET-39 HiFi, whole genome shotgun sequence DNA segment encodes these proteins:
- the LOC113688025 gene encoding vesicle-fusing ATPase-like produces the protein MAGRSQYGSSTMIVTNTPAADLALTNLAYCSPSDLRNFVVPGSRLAYALVGDTCVLSVESHDAIPNGHVALNSGQRRQARVSTADSISVSRFIPPENFDLALLTVELEFVKKGTREEHVDAALLSQQIKKRFNKQIMTNGQKVIFEYHGNRYTFTVNQAAVEGQERSKGIERGIISADTYIIFEASGSSGIKIVNQRESASSSIFKQRDFNLQSLGIGGLSAEFADIFRRAFASRVFPPHVTTKLGIKHVKGMLLYGPPGTGKTLMARQIGKMLNGKEPKIVNGPEVLSKFVGETEKNVRDLFADAEQDQRTKGDQSDLHVIIFDEIDAICKSRGSTRDGTGVHDSIVNQLLTKIDGVESLNNVLLIGMTNRKDLIDEALLRPGRLEVQVEISLPDENGRLQILQIHTNKMKENSFLAPDVNLQELAARTKNYSGAELEGVVKSAVSFALNRQLSLDDLTKPVDEESIKVTMDDFLVALQEVTPAFGASTDDLERCRINGIVDCGERHSHIYRRTMLLAEQVKVSKGSPLITCLLEGPSGSGKTAMAATIGIESDFPYVKIISAESMIGLSEGSKCAQIVKVFEDAYKSPLSIIILDDIERLIEYVAIGPRFSNLISQTLLVLLKRLPPKGKNVLVIGTTSEVNFLKMVGIRDAFSVTYHIPTLGTEDARKVLQQLKVFSDDDVDSAAEALNDMPIKMLYMVVEMAAQGEQGGEAEAIYSGRQKIKINHFLNCLQDVVQYQDKDLVVY, from the exons ATGGCAGGGAGGTCACAGTACGGGTCATCGACCATGATCGTCACCAACACGCCTGCTGCAGATCTCGCCCTCACCAATTTAGCTTATTGCTCTCCCTCCGATCTCCGGAACTTCGTCGTACCTGGATCCAGACTCGCTTATGCTCTCGTCGGGGACACGTGTGTTCTCTCCGTCGAA AGCCATGATGCGATTCCTAATGGCCACGTTGCGCTCAATTCTGGTCAACGGCGACAAGCTAGAGTTTCTACTGCAGATTCGATATCCGTGAGCAG ATTTATACCACCTGAAAATTTTGACCTCGCTTTGCTAACAGTTGAGTTGGAATTTGTGAAGAAGGGTACTAGAGAAGAGCAT GTAGATGCTGCACTTCTGTCccagcagattaagaaaagatTTAATAAGCAG ATTATGACAAACGGGCAAAAAGTAATATTTGAATATCATGGAAATCGTTACACTTTCACAGTTAACCAAGCTGCTGTAGAAGGACAAGAAAGATCCAAAGGTATTGAGCGGGGGATAATTTCAGCTGATACATATATCATCTTCGAGGCTTCAGGCTCCAGCGGTATAAAG ATAGTCAACCAGCGCGAATCGGCCAGTAGCAGCATCTTTAAACAGAGAGACTTTAATCTTCAATCGCTGGGTATTGGCGGTTTAAGTGCAGAGTTTGCTGATATATTTCGAAGGGCTTTTGCCTCAAGGGTTTTCCCACCGCATGTGACCACTAA ATTAGGCATCAAGCATGTTAAAGGAATGCTACTCTATGGACCTCCTGGCACTGGGAAGACGCTAATGGCTCGTCAAATTGGGAAGATGTTAAATGGGAAAGAACCAAAG ATTGTCAATGGACCTGAAGTGTTGAGTAAGTTTGTTGGTGAAACTGAGAAGAATGTCAGAGATTTATTTGCTGATGCTGAACAGGATCAAAGAACCAAAG GTGACCAAAGTGATTTGCATGTTATCATCTTTGATGAAATTGATGCAATTTGCAAG TCGAGAGGTTCAACTCGGGATGGAACTGGAGTACATGATAGCATTGTCAACCAGCTGCTCACTAAG ATAGATGGTGTGGAGTCTCTGAACAATGTTTTGCTCATTGGGATGACCAACAGGAAAGATTTGATTGATGAAGCACTTTTAAG ACCTGGACGTCTGGAAGTGCAAGTGGAGATAAGTCTTCCAGATGAAAATGGCCGTTTACAGATTCTCCAGATTCATACAAACAAGATGAAAGAGaattcatttcttgctccagaTGTTAATCtgcaagagcttg CTGCTAGGACAAAAAACTACAGTGGGGCAGAGCTTGAGGGAGTTGTAAAAAGTGCAGTTTCTTTTGCTTTGAACCGGCAATTAAGTCTGGACGATCTTACAAAACCAGTTGATGAGGAAAGTATAAAAGTTACAATGGATGATTTTCTTGTTGCCCTTCAAGAAGTCACTCCTGCATTTGGAGCTTCCACTGATGATCTTGAGCGCTGCAG AATCAATGGAATTGTCGATTGTGGTGAACGACATTCCCACATATATAGAAGAACTATGCTTTTGGCAGAACAAGTAAAAGTTAGCAAAGGTAGCCCGCTTATTACTTGTCTTCTGGAAGGACCAAGTGGgag TGGAAAGACAGCAATGGCAGCAACTATTGGTATTGAAAGTGATTTTCCCTATGTCAAGATT ATTTCTGCTGAATCAATGATTGGACTCAGTGAAGGCAGTAAATGTGCCCAGATTGTGAAG GTATTTGAGGATGCTTATAAGTCCCCTCTAAGCATTATCATCCTTGATGATATTGAAAG GCTAATAGAATATGTTGCAATTGGCCCACgattttcaaacttaatttCTCAGACGTTGTTGGTACTTCTCAAGCGGTTACCTCCAAAA GGGAAAAATGTTCTTGTGATTGGGACAACCAGTGAGGTTAATTTCTTGAAGATGGTTGGTATTCGCGATGCTTTCTCCGTCACCTACCATATTCCAACACTTGGCACAGAAGATGCCAGAAAG GTGCTGCAACAGCTTAAGGTTTTCTCAGATGATGATGTTGATTCAGCTGCTGAGGCATTGAATGAC ATGCCGATCAAGATGCTCTACATGGTAGTTGAGATGGCGGCTCAAGGCGAGCAAGGAGGAGAAGCGGAAGCTATTTACTCTGGCCGGCAGAAGATCAAGATTAATCATTTCTTGAATTGTCTACAAGATGTAGTTCAATATCAGGATAAAGACTTGGTAGTATATTAG
- the LOC113687646 gene encoding uncharacterized protein: MESPPPPLPPPCYISQGSKKRVFPGGSSTCMEADVVEIPPPVNSSSKLKSLKLKEKEVIFPEVIDVDMDDDYEDIMLLDREVDTKRKGKDVFSKLPSGSSSGINDGSGNGVQSPEKNYVSGSHYLINGEDFDADFFYGENEYVDMSQDDPLYDDQYAIIQAHLDSLDIPPGVEVSVPWFAGHEENKLKPAVASTSNHSSSPIDVDGVVFPPNSNSSSSIWPMEFEQSSDKSIIGENLISGDKVKGSGQPKKWEPSSSWLLKDPAHVSKRSTAARSSFSLPSKFAKDYLTSSSSMDMHDSRHHLAESWRHHLAESWRSKTKRNRQIGYNMLEGGSHNQFSHHVSSFTKHPVSGPLTGLASRSRTKRNDVQPGAVSHKHLGSGASTNPASHIQKLLNDVQPEVGSHKYAWKSMPNNTVGHSFVNASYPSGFVDQSGPLAVFPDDMAFGPWDMDPIVGQKSATASGNSSGSLSGKAKYGDPGEFLKNFDLFKKFDTVQDFTDHYYSKNGFSMRQPSKNWAKKIQEEWRILENDLPDTIFVRVYESRMDILRAVIIGAEGTPYHDGLFFFDVFFPSNYPNVPPHVHYHSGGLRINPNLYNCGKVCLSLLNTWSGSHKEKWIPGVSTILQVLVSIQGLILNAKPYFNEPGYASMSGTPGGESNSLQYNESTFILSLKTMVYNIRRPPKYFEDLIAGHFYKHARDILVACKAYMDGAQVGCLVKGGVQDVDEGDKSCSQHFKNSLAGYIKTLVDAFAEIGVKDCDEFLALAQKTNRMVPSQPVAQNFYYY, from the exons ATGGAATCTCCACCACCGCCGTTGCCGCCCCCCTGTTATATCTCCCAGGGTTCCAA GAAAAGGGTTTTTCCGGGGGGTAGTTCGACGTGTATGGAGGCAGATGTGGTGGAAATCCCGCCTCCAGTAAATAGCAGCTCGAAGCTGAAGTCCCTTAAGCTCAAGGAAAAAGAG GTAATTTTTCCTGAAGTAATAGATGTTGACATGGATGACGACTATGAGGATATTATGCTTTTGGATAGAGAAGTGGACACAAAGAGGAAGGGCAAG GATGTTTTCAGCAAGCTTCCCTCAGGATCTAGTTCTGGAATTAATGATGGGTCTGGGAATGGTGTGCAATCTCCAGAGAAAAATTATGTTTCAGGATCACATTATTTAATTAATGGAGAAGATTTTGATGCTGACtttttttatggagaaaatgaGTATGTGGATATGTCTCAGGATGATCCCCTATATGATGATCAGTATGCTATCATACAAGCTCATTTGGATAGTTTGGATATACCTCCTGGGGTTGAGGTTAGTGTACCTTGGTTTGCAGGCcatgaagaaaataaattaaagcCGGCTGTTGCAAGTACTTCAAATCATTCTAGCTCGCCAATTGACGTGGATGGTGTGGTTTTTCCCCCAAATTCCAATTCATCCTCCTCAATATGGCCCATGGAATTTGAACAATCAAGTGACAAATCAATTATAGGAGAGAATTTAATTTCAGGAGACAAAGTGAAAGGAAGTGGTCAACCTAAGAAATGGGAGCCATCTTCATCATGGTTGCTTAAAGATCCTGCTCATGTCTCGAAGAGGTCAACTGCAGCCAGGAGTTCATTTAGTTTGCCATCAAAATTCGCAAAGGATTATTTGACCTCCTCATCAAGCATGGATATGCATGATTCTCGTCATCATTTGGCTGAATCTTGGCGTCATCATTTGGCTGAATCTTGGCGTAGTAAAACTAAGAGGAATCGTCAAATAGGTTACAATATGCTGGAGGGTGGTTCACACAACCAGTTCAGTCATCATGTTTCTAGCTTTACAAAGCATCCGGTTAGTGGTCCCTTGACTGGTCTAGCTTCACGTAGTCGAACAAAGCGAAATGATGTTCAACCTGGAGCAGTGAGCCATAAGCATCTGGGCAGTGGTGCCTCAACTAATCCAGCTTCTCATATTCAAAAATTGCTAAATGATGTTCAACCTGAGGTAGGAAGCCATAAATATGCGTGGAAGAGCATGCCGAACAATACTGTAGGACATTCTTTTGTGAATGCTTCATATCCATCAGGATTTGTTGATCAGTCTGGGCCGCTAGCTGTCTTCCCTGATGACATGGCCTTTGGCCCCTGGGACATGGATCCTATTGTGGGCCAAAAGAGTGCAACTGCTTCTGGAAACTCATCTGGGTCGTTATCTGGCAAGGCAAAATATGGGGAtcctggtgaatttttgaagaaCTTTGATCTTTTTAAGAAATTTGATACCGTTCAAGATTTTACAGATCACTATTATTCTAAAAATGGTTTTTCAATGAGGCAG CCGTCAAAGAATTGGGCAAAGAAGATACAGGAGGAATGGAGGATTCTTGAAAATGATCTACCTG ATACAATATTTGTCAGAGTCTATGAATCGAGGATGGACATTTTGAGGGCCGTAATAATTGGAGCTGAAGGGACTCCATACCATGATGGCCTATTTTTCTTTGATGTGTTCTTCCCAAGCAATTATCCTAATGTGCCACCA CATGTTCACTACCATTCTGGCGGCCTTCGTATTAATCCGAATTTGTACAATTGTGGGAAAGTATGCCTCAGCCTTCTTAACACTTGGAGTGGTAGTCATAAGGAAAAGTGGATTCCTGGTGTATCAACCATACTTCAAGTTTTGGTCTCTATTCAAGGGCTGATTCTGAATGCCAAGCCATATTTCAATGAACCTGGATATGCAAGCATGAGCGGTACACCTGGGGGTGAAAGTAACTCACTGCAATACAATGAGAGCACTTTCATCTTGTCTCTGAAAACAATGGTATACAACATCAGGAGGCCACCAAAG TATTTTGAAGATCTTATTGCAGGGCATTTTTACAAGCACGCACGTGATATTCTTGTGGCTTGTAAGGCATATATGGATGGAGCTCAGGTGGGATGCCTTGTCAAGGGGGGTGTTCAAGATGTTGATGAAGGTGACAAGAGCTGCTCCCAGCATTTTAAGAACTCTTTGGCAGGATATATCAAAACGCTTGTGGATGCATTCGCAGAAATTGGTGTCAAAGATTGTGATGAATTTCTTGCTTTAGCACAAAAGACGAACAGGATGGTGCCTTCTCAGCCAGTGGCTCAAAATTTTTACTACTACTGA
- the LOC140007107 gene encoding uncharacterized protein — translation MASASEISYSDHCASIVPESSPTGRFSTQSPILHLATSYFKGGEQILGKKSTDQLFNSSDVYLSLYITENIYVTKTSGVYKVQARLRFRLPHQYRNYSGYGQWYHPRDVYRRRSLRFLLNGFFSEQSRKLCMVGKASWQSAEGKLRNLEAVFQFNHAKKNSTLLTSLAKGTLKSLSSSNSPNYFEPIEIVSLPVLSDYNYTLASKGLGGGCLGGNDIPPNRSLSLLPGSICSRFLWRTYDFEVEYAAGCKSTSDCGPFKKKHAHLSLSAFQCSEDEEKLRYILAFHNEYYWHYQSFDPKTTLIGEGSWNSEKNQLCIVACRMLNSDKSLEDVRVGDCSVRLSIQFPLVWNITDTSSIVGLVWTNKTATDPGHFKVTSSNNNGESLPGLKYEYTQVGKARELCPRKEVVKENGDNFPKGNSYDMRFDMSVKHSKEEIAWGNGLPIFVNSEHYGENFVITEDSGLGEVEESTNIYSSQMNISYKITFSYINLKEQIASLNSSLNQWGQLLNSAEGVYDTETGHLCMVGCREIHPLHSSEKSFDCEMIIDVEFPPLSSMVGSSINGVIQSRRAKTDSLYFEQLNISSSSYYTVQAQESIWRMDLEIIMVLISNTLACLFVASQLFYVKKHPEVLPFISVVMLSIITLGHMIPLVLNLEALFIKNHDQQNVILRGDGWLELNEVSVRLVSLVVFLLLLRLLQLAWTARTEDGDGNHLCAAEKKTAFVSLLLYAVGGLIAFLVELEKNGNGNGMPRSLYPAYNTTIPDPSLVMSEQSYTLRYLKSYAGLVLDGFLLPQILFNIFQNSREKALSYLFYIGTTLVRLVPHAYDLYRVHNYMRQDFYGSYIYANHSADFYSIAWDVIIPCGCIAFAVIIWLQQRFGGSCVLPQKIRELGLYEKVPVVSSE, via the coding sequence ATGGCTTCTGCTTCAGAAATTTCTTACAGCGATCATTGTGCTTCCATTGTCCCTGAATCCAGTCCAACTGGTCGTTTTAGTACCCAGTCTCCAATTCTCCATTTAGCCACAAGTTACTTCAAGGGTGGGGAGCAAATTCTTGGAAAGAAGTCAACGGATCAGTTGTTTAATAGTTCAGATGTTTATCTTTCACTTTATATCACTGAAAATATCTATGTAACCAAGACCAGCGGGGTCTACAAGGTTCAGGCTCGCTTGAGGTTCCGATTGCCCCATCAGTACCGTAATTATTCAGGTTATGGTCAGTGGTACCACCCCAGGGATGTCTACCGCAGAAGATCATTGAGATTCCTCTTAAATGGATTCTTTTCAGAGCAATCTAGGAAGCTTTGCATGGTAGGAAAGGCCTCTTGGCAATCTGCAGAAGGTAAGCTTCGCAATCTTGAAGCTGTTTTTCAATTTAATCATGCAAAGAAGAACTCAACCCTCTTAACTAGTTTAGCTAAGGGGACCTTGAAGAGCTtgagttcatccaatagccccAATTATTTCGAGCCCATTGAAATAGTTTCGCTCCCTGTGCTTTCTGATTACAATTATACATTGGCCTCAAAGGGGCTTGGCGGAGGGTGCCTGGGAGGAAATGATATTCCACCCAACCGGTCCCTTAGCTTGCTGCCAGGAAGCATTTGCTCGAGGTTCCTTTGGAGAACTTATGATTTTGAAGTGGAGTATGCAGCAGGGTGTAAAAGCACGAGTGATTGTGGTCCTTTTAAGAAGAAACATGCACACTTGTCCTTGTCCGCGTTTCAGTGTTCAGAGGATGAAGAAAAGCTACGATATATATTGGCTTTTCACAACGAATACTATTGGCATTACCAATCTTTTGACCCCAAGACAACATTGATTGGGGAAGGATCCTGGAATAGTGAGAAAAATCAATTGTGCATTGTTGCCTGCAGAATGCTCAACTCAGACAAGTCTTTAGAAGATGTTCGTGTGGGTGACTGCTCAGTGAGGTTGAGCATACAATTTCCGCTTGTCTGGAATATCACAGATACTAGCAGCATAGTTGGACTAGTTTGGACCAACAAGACGGCTACTGATCCAGGGCACTTCAAGGTTACCAGCTCCAACAACAATGGGGAGAGTTTGCCAGGCCTGAAATATGAATATACTCAAGTTGGCAAGGCAAGAGAATTATGTCCCAGAAAAGAAGTTGTTAAGGAAAATGGGGACAACTTCCCCAAAGGCAATTCTTATGATATGAGGTTTGACATGTCTGTTAAACACTCTAAAGAGGAGATTGCTTGGGGTAATGGACTCCCTATCTTTGTCAACAGTGAACATTATGGAGAAAATTTCGTAATAACTGAGGATTCGGGCCTTGGAGAAGTAGAGGAGAGCACCAATATTTATAGTAGCCAGATGAATATCAGCTATAAAATAACCTTCTCTTACATCAATTTGAAAGAACAGATTGCTTCGTTGAACTCATCACTCAATCAATGGGGTCAACTGTTAAACTCTGCCGAAGGTGTCTATGATACTGAAACAGGACATCTCTGCATGGTAGGTTGTCGAGAGATCCATCCCCTTCACAGTAGTGAAAAGTCATTTGATTGTGAGATGATCATAGATGTTGAGTTTCCTCCCTTAAGTTCAATGGTTGGAAGTTCCATCAATGGAGTCATCCAAAGCAGGCGGGCAAAAACTGATTCTCTTTACTTTGAGCAGTTGAATATATCTTCATCCTCTTATTACACTGTTCAAGCACAGGAATCCATTTGGCGGATGGATTTGGAGATCATTATGGTCTTGATCTCCAACACTCTGGCATGTTTATTCGTGGCATCTCAGCTATTCTATGTGAAGAAGCATCCAGAAGTTCTCCCCTTTATTTCAGTTGTCATGCTCAGTATCATCACTTTGGGTCACATGATCCCTCTGGTGCTCAATCTTGAGGCCCTTTTCATTAAGAATCACGATCAGCAAAACGTGATTCTTAGAGGCGATGGATGGCTTGAACTGAATGAAGTGAGTGTAAGATTGGTCAGTTTAGTAGTCTTTCTCCTGCTGTTGCGCCTCCTCCAATTGGCATGGACTGCAAGAACGGAGGATGGAGACGGAAACCATTTATGCGCTGCGGAGAAGAAAACCGCTTTCGTGTCTTTACTTCTGTATGCTGTAGGTGGACTAATTGCCTTCTTGGTGGAGTTAGAGAAGAATGGCAATGGGAATGGGATGCCACGTTCTCTATATCCTGCTTACAACACCACCATTCCTGATCCATCTCTTGTTATGTCTGAACAATCCTATACATTGAGGTACCTGAAATCATACGCTGGTTTGGTCCTTGATGGATTTCTCCTTCCTCAGATCCTCTTCAACATATTCCAGAATTCAAGGGAAAAGGCACTGTCTTATTTGTTCTATATCGGAACAACATTAGTCCGCTTGGTACCCCATGCATATGATCTCTACAGGGTGCACAATTACATGCGTCAAGATTTTTATGGATCATACATTTACGCAAATCATAGTGCAGATTTTTACTCCATTGCTTGGGATGTCATCATCCCTTGTGGTTGTATAGCGTTTGCAGTGATCATTTGGCTGCAGCAGCGATTTGGTGGAAGCTGTGTTCTTCCACAAAAAATTCGTGAACTTGGCCTGTATGAGAAGGTGCCTGTGGTTAGCAGTGAGTAG